CATGGAAATCTGGACTGGTCACCAGTAAAGCCGTGAAGGTTGATTGGGATGCACTACCATCTAGTGGGACATGAGACTGAGGCCGCTGTAGATACTTCTACGTGTGGGTGGGCCACTGCAAGGTTTTGGGAAAGTTCTATTGGATTGGCACTGTCTGATTAAAATGTTGCTGTTAGTTTGTTGAATGGAGGCCATGAAGGTGAACTAGATCTCACATTGGTGGGAAAGAAGAAAAGGCACACCAGAAAAGTGAACACAACCATAAGTAGTACGGGAAACTAGATTGTGGTAGTTGTAGTTGGTGCTCTAACAAACAGAAGTTGATAGTCACTGGACAAAGTTCATATGGGAGAGGAGGACCAAACAAAAGGAGTTCCAGGTTTTTTGAAACTCGGCAACAGAGATTGTGATGGAattgatcttgaaggatgatACCAATGTCATACCATGttgaaattatttgaaaaaggtGTAAAAGAAATAACATTTCACATATAATGAAAATGTGCGTATGATGTAAAACATTGACTGCTATTTATATTGATAATCAATGACTTAAAGATTTAAAACATACAGTTGTACAACTAGTACAAGTCCAACCCAACTAGACTCCTAATATATTAAAGTCTCCTATAACAATGAGAACCCAAATATTCCAACAATTTACATATATATCTTTGAACCCTTCTGACTTCTGTGAACAAATCCAATATGTGCTTTTCCCCTTATTTCTGTGTAAACCTtattgtgaaattataaaatgattggGAGATGCTTAGTTGATCAAAAGGAATGACAGCCAACATGAATTAATCTTTTGATCATTTTagaatcttatttatttttccagtTACTTTGATATAATTGAAGGTCATTgaccaaattataattatttgtaaaatactgatgataacattaaataaaattacattagaaAGTTGTGGTCAAACTCTTTGCAACGGAAAATTGGGCTCTTCAGCTGCTCAATTGacatttataaactaaaaacGGGTGATTAAACATTATCATTCTAATTAAGGTATGGGCTGTTACATATGATAGCCTTTATTATCTTATTCCTCTATCAATCCAGTCAACTTGTTAATTGTTATGGTTGCTTTGGGTCCTTTTCTACGACTTATTGAAGATAGGGTATGGCATAGGTTCTTTCTTGTTCTATCATTTTATCTGTTGCACTTTCTCCCTTGTGTAGGTAAAACTGTCGTGCCAAAGTCAGCTAATGAAGTGAAATTGATTAGCTCTGGTAAAATCTTGGAAAACAATAAGACTGTTGGTCAATGTAAAGTACCGTTTGGTGAGACTGCAGGGGGTGTTATAATAATGCATGTTGTTGTACAGCCATCTCTATCAAAAACTAAAGCTGGTAAGTTCCATGGACTTCTTGCTACGGggaatatatatgatttttagttAGATTTATTTTAAGTTAACTATTATTTACTTGGTATGAAAAATTAAGTAGAGCTCATGTCAGAACCAACTTCCACGAGTTTGCAGTTGGATCTGCATGATGACATATTGGCTTGCTAATATCATGTAGTGATTTAAGAACCCTTTTGGAACATTTCGGTCTCTTGTAAGTGAAATAAATGAGGTAGAATGGAGGGACACTTGTAGAATGTAGATTAATTAGGGTAGCCAGCTTTTCCCATTAgagattaatttttgaaaactaTAACTAAACTGGTCAAATAGGGGagagttatatatttttaattttatgcaacatatttaataataaacttaAGATAAAACCATAATAAATCAAGTTagtgaaaattgtaaattagcATAAAATGATCACATTATATGtcctaaaagattaaaaaaaaaaaacaataataataggcTAAATAATTTCAATCTATTCATGAACCTTATATGCATTGTAATTTGGCATTAggcatttatttgattaaaaagtttgattgaataaaaaaatgaaaaatataccCAAAAAACAACTGgtctttcaataattttttgtacATCATATTATATGATTCCATTGCTTTGAGTAgttgaataaatattattgaaaattgaaaaccaaAAGCCTAATAAGTAATATGACATTTATTCGTttcaaatgtaaaataaatgtgTGGAACAAAGATTTCGACAATACTTTAACATATGGcgtgttatttattatatttagtcTACACAAGTTGCCTAGACTCAAGTTGTATAATCAGTGCTAAAAATACTAAACTAGAAATGAATTATTGTGTTTTTGTGAGAATGATTTTCCCCTGGTTGGTTCATGTGGTAAAGGAAAAGGGTATGGTTCATAATTTTGGttcaaaaattataatgctAGTAATGTATGACAAGAAACATATGAAAGGGAGATCTGATGTCCTTCAGTGTTATATTCCTTTTTATGTGTGGCACGGGCCTGtatgtataaattataaatggtTATTGTATTGCTTTATAGGCTGTGTAGTTTGTCATCCATAACCACCTATATCTTCTTCTGAATAATAGTTGCAGTTTATTGGTTTGATTGTCAAGCCAAATATCAATGTAGCTTACCATTACTCCATTGCTTCGTATGGGGAAGGTAAAGTGTTGAGCACGAACACTCTTGCTTGAGATGTTAAGAGTATTGGACATGTTTTCACCTCACACCCCTCTAAGACCTTTACAACACATGTTTAACACTACTCTGCTCATTACATGTccaattaaaagattttttttttcattggctTGAATATTTGATCTAATATTTCCATACAGTTAGATACActggtattataattttttaaaacatttagaaaagtcagtgtaaaatataatataaaatattaaaacataatttcttAGTATTTTTTCCTAGGCTcactatcatttaaaaaatgtaaagttcAGTaggttgttttaaaaatatgaatatactTTTCTTGGAGAGCCAATTCTTCATTTTCTGGTAAAGACACTAACTTTACttcatttaatgttattatctcTAAAATACCTTTCATTTAATTGCAGTTTTAGTTCCAAttactcatttttatttatgacaCCAAGTTCCAATGAAGAATAAGTTGggaaaaaatttagtttttaattgagATTGACGCAATTAAATATGGTTAGCTAACTAACTTTAGTTAgcatgaatcaattttttttaccgaGGGTAAtatgacaaaataataattgcTGGAGGAGATACCTAGGTTACAGTGCGGGTGAAGGAGTCGTCCATCAAACATGAAGCATATTTGACATTACCAgctttgaaaactattttcttttcatatttgtgCACCAGACATTCTGTACCTTTGACTTGAAAGTTGAATAAACAATACAGTTTGATGATTTGCATTTCTCTTTTGCCTAAACAGATAAGAAGGTCGATGATTCGCCCAAGAAGGTTGTCTGTTCTTGTTCCATATTGTGAAGTGAGTTGGATGCGTATCCTTATACATCAATCACTCATGAACTGTAGAAATCATCTGCCTGAACAAACCCCTATTTCAACATTCCCGTGTAAAGTACGTATACGAGCAATTATATACTTATAGAAAAGTTTGTGTTAATGGTGACTTCCGAAGATGCTGTCATTCTTTTATTACAAGGTCTACAGGGTTGATGACACATTGTAACCATTGATTGCTACTGTTGTGCATCAAGTTGTCGTTTTGCATTTGCATTTGCAATGACGTGCGTGATATCTCTTGAGTTGTGTTCACTTTCTCATTCAGTTTATGATGCCATTGACATGGATAATTCACGAAAAACACTGTTTCCTGGTTGAACGTATTTCAACTAAAAACCTCGGAATGAATCTCTCTATGAACCTGATGGAAATGTGAACTAGGAAGGCACAATTATAAGTTAAAAGCCAAGAAAATATCAGCCACACGAGCTTCGGGCATGTGGAGATTAATTTGCATGATCCAAAAAAGTTTTATCGAAGTTACGTGACCCCAAAAGAcaactttttcaaaaattaaactgTTCAAAATAATGAGCAATTTCCTTGTTGTCATTCAATTATGTGAATTTATGTAATTATCATTACGTATTTCAATATGCTTTTCagcaaaatgattttattaaacatTGTTAGTCTTTGGAGCTAATGTTAAGTATAGTAACATGAAAAGATTCTTGTGAAATATATACTTTCTTTTTAATAAGaacttttttaatattcataacaagttaacatcaattttataggCTGACAAAAGCATTCACAAAATACGGAAGATAATTCTTTTGGGTGCTTTTAGTGAATAATGCGATAGAATCACCCCTTCATAAATTATCAAGTTATATTCCTTTACATCTGTttgatttgttaatatatataatattggataacaaacatattattaaaagaaatggCGTTAAGAATTACAGCTTTATAAACACAActtttatcaaaacaaaaaatacgaCTTTCATAAATTAGGACTTTTTTTTCCCAAAGTCGCATgttgtaaatgaaataaaaaattaaattataattttaattcttctataattttaaatttataattttagtttctgtGGAGTTGAATATGACctcatttaaagataaaataatcaatcattgtaacaattattttgtttaattaattttataacattattttcCATGTATCATTAATTaagagttattaattattttttaattataaaataaaatatttaatatttaattttacatatgtTTGATTTTCATCAGTCAAGACATGTAtttagttatattatttttaaaaataaatttaaaacttggaaataaaaaaaaattaacggaAAATAATGAGATGACAACTTAAATCTATTTTAGCTTGTTATAGTCAAGCAACCTTGAGTTGTAGTTTTATTGAGGAACTTGAGAAAATTCCTAAATCCAAGGTGTTTGTGAGATTATCCTTAACACTTAtcacaaaagaaatttttttagctcaaatataaatatataaatatatatatatatatataaggggactcaataataataatatataattttgatgatTATTTTCCGTTTCTTATGAAATTTCTTTACACTATACTTTAACattaataacatatttataCACAATTTTATATCTTAATATCTTGCATTACCTTTaaatcaaatctaaaatattagattagatattcaccaaacaaaaatattagatTAGGTATAATTATA
This genomic interval from Glycine max cultivar Williams 82 chromosome 5, Glycine_max_v4.0, whole genome shotgun sequence contains the following:
- the LOC100810070 gene encoding Membrane-anchored ubiquitin-fold protein 3-like translates to MPEEDLVDIKFRLYDGSDIGPFRYSSAATVDMLKQRIVSDWPKGKTVVPKSANEVKLISSGKILENNKTVGQCKVPFGETAGGVIIMHVVVQPSLSKTKADKKVDDSPKKVVCSCSIL